The Bombus pascuorum chromosome 9, iyBomPasc1.1, whole genome shotgun sequence genome has a window encoding:
- the LOC132910729 gene encoding patronin isoform X16, whose product MWSAITRLFVKGKTEESAPRTKDRTCDGVPDTVVHVFDAMDRNAGDDRRKGPAGEQHHDGAESEHFSDAYDSRQAKQRASVKWLLSKAYNNRVPENLRDPYYIDNENQEHLKPQIVHALSNAELYCLALANIYSDPNYHNQNHCGILQALARKGVYLAEPNNTQLTETILIQNSPLKMSAHMAVIEGLMVLYAKEVVTGDRVVSAIRRFDPQAEVDVPADHEKGLLLWISHASNALIAKIQADEGAGDKTRLPELPAAKDFQSLCDGVGLAAVVAFYCPGELNWMDIRVSKRPSVADALHNLSLVHAFCNRCLPYSIFHMLPEDVTYMRGCMKQNLVVFLADMYNVLEIHPAKCVRYPGEERAMQFLDACPRNSHGVAHKRSLPQSIAPIPDLRSNLSVSAPGFTVAKAPSSSSVKKSQSLQQTAENYSHDDRRAGSEESFVVHRGKGIPTLSSVADEKSITRVDAAGRPSNWEEQRRSSYAGRRSRRNSVSDDSQLTIENFGGSQDNLHNFGRNPDKEVGAHIGKRSTTEPTLPARSSVQDVYGSGVQHILSDNGYDKEEPPRLRRQTSNSSLDNVALKQILHSSENVNSDGDTSKLASFANLSRQSSEKGINLTYTEQERDDSKSNLSNKKLGQTNGNRNGEKKTTFATLPNTTTWQQQSNQQSQQMEQHSVADENGGNTIMASQLNNIRLKLEEKRRHIENEKRRMEVVMSKQRQKVGKAAFLQAVTKLYLVGKVKSPSSSTSGGDSPAEIGPPTPVTSGSSGETPTSVSETTPVTQQPSQEKPQRPFSLKEISEDVRDVEHKWLEHDGNAPFIETRRTPDIENMDLEQYHQSISQIYTPFRRMNNSLSEIQADIQRLANQQNQIQQQHLMTQHQQQIQQQFQQLQSLSQQHMQNFGMAPINPLTSKLQDTQQSQFYLHDQPQLQRRMWGQPPPTQSLANEMAAVGYQQSMDPRYSTQPTPYQQDMRLYQDTRNWGTHPPQQKGFVLHDTPQEPRYLNGGDHSLCNNQMSHPGPTYPSSTSIFNQTPPSSASPQHRNAVHRISQLMSESPEPKRPTVHHIPIKCESPTEKRQITAMHAPVPAPPVDDMKPQNISFIGNDDELTQGIRGLNITSGSRTYRIPSPTRPSISRNSFQPHPSLREATPSPSGTPEVTPLDPTDAGEKGFYICFDNDAPKKPKPTLRVKRTSPKKERGVSSYVDNEDFTMRPDSPSAIVMDRQKQLEIQRDSDREKQRQIDERDFQRQEIRDREIQREGEREKQRERHEMSGESRQSGVGLIIGNQLANPDPNSLDEMERKKERIMLLSLQRRQQQEEMKERKEVEAQARREQEKLKAEERARKKEEERQRRAAILEQHKVKKAIEEAEREGKVIDKELLNTIKPTKLRNKTATTRPRPKTIHVDAGTELDSGALTPSRGKKGSSSNLSTASLTSPTMRRDYYRGSQDSLTAAHFDERRSGPLYRGGSLRVSSVDSPDDGRGSSPCRSMNQLGRRGSYKTSRDTDSGLGRATPPRRAPSPGMGSMRHLPSPSGPGSLPPGLMTKRRVFDDGSSDISSTPSSMMDYNGPRLYKQPTTKSNRGIMLNAVEYCVFPGTVNKEAKRRVLDEIARSESKHFLILFRDAGCQFRALYSYCPDREEVSKLYGTGPKQVMDKMFDKFFKYNSGAKCFSQVHTKHLTVTIDAFTIHNSLWQGKKVNLPNKKDMPLVI is encoded by the exons GCCAAACAACGTGCCTCCGTAAAATGGCTCTTGTCGAAGGCGTACAACAACCGAGTGCCAGAAAACCTTCGTGATCCGTATTATATCGATAATGAG AACCAAGAACACCTGAAGCCGCAGATCGTACATGCACTTTCCAATGCGGAACTATACTGTTTGGCGCTGGCGAACATCTATTCGGATCCAAATTATCACAATCAGAATCATTGCGGTATTCTCCAAGCCCTGGCCAGAAAGGGTGTTTACCTCGCGGAGCCAAACAATACTCAACTCACCGAAACGATCCTCATTCAAAATTCACCACTCAAGATG TCCGCGCATATGGCTGTGATAGAGGGCCTGATGGTCTTGTACGCGAAGGAAGTAGTGACTGGAGATCGAGTAGTTTCGGCGATTCGGCGGTTCGACCCCCAGGCGGAGGTGGATGTGCCAGCGGACCACGAAAAAGGACTTCTTCTCTGGATCAGCCACGCGTCAAATGCGTTGATTGCCAAGATCCAGGCGGACGAAGGTGCCGGTGATAAAACGCGACTGCCAGAACTACCAGCTGCCAAGGACTTCCAATCGTTATGCGATGGTGTCGGCCTTGCCGCCGTTGTGGCCTTCTACTGCCCCGGCGAGCTCAATTGGATGGACATCAGGGTGTCGAAGAGACCGTCGGTCGCGGATGCGCTGCACAACTTGTCGCTGGTCCACGCGTTTTGTAACCGATGCTTACCCTATTCCATTTTTCACATGCTACCCGAAGACGTGACGTATATGAGGGG GTGCATGAAGCAAAATTTAGTCGTTTTCTTGGCGGACATGTACAACGTATTGGAAATTCATCCGGCGAAATGTGTACGTTATCCAGGCGAGGAAAGGGCGATGCAGTTCTTAGATG CCTGCCCGCGCAATAGTCATGGCGTAGCTCATAAAAGAAGTCTGCCACAGTCTATAGCTCCGATACCTGATCTGAGAAGCAACCTCTCCGTATCCGCGCCAGGCTTCACAG ttGCAAAAGCACCGTCATCCTCCTCTGTCAAGAAGTCACAATCACTGCAACAAACTGCCGAAAATTATTCTCACGACGACAG ACGAGCAGGGAGCGAAGAAAGTTTCGTAGTGCACCGTGGCAAAGGCATCCCTACGTTAAGTTCCGTAGCAGACGAGAAATCTATAACTAGAGTAGATGCCGCTGGTCGGCCAAGCAATTGGGAAGAACAGAGGAGAAGCTCGTATGCTGGTCGACGATCTAGGCGTAACAGTGTTTCGGATGACTCTCAGCTGACCATTGAGAACTTTGGTGGATCTCAG GATAATTTACACAACTTCGGCAGAAATCCAGACAAGGAGGTCGGCGCGCACATTGGCAAACGGAGCACCACAGAGCCAACACTACCAGCAAGATCTAGCGTTCAGGATGTGTATGGTAGCGGAGTGCAGCATATTTTATCAGATAACGGATACGATAAGGAAGAACCGCCGAGATTAAGAAGGCAGACCTCGAACTCTAGCTTGGACAACGTCGCGCTCAAGCAAATTTTACATTCCAGCGAGAACGTTAATTCGGACGGGGATACGTCCAAGTTAGCCAGCTTCGCGAATTTAAGCAGACAAAGCTCCGAGAAAGGGATCAACTTGACCTACACGGAACAAGAACGCGACGACAGCAAGTCGAATCTGTCGAATAAGAAACTTGGTCAGACCAATGGTAATAGGAATGGTGAGAAGAAAACGACGTTCGCCACGTTACCGAATACGACCACGTGGCAGCAACAGAGCAACCAGCAATCTCAACAGATGGAACAACATTCTGTtg CAGACGAGAACGGAGGTAACACGATTATGGCCTCACAACTGAATAATATTAGATTGAAGTTGGAGGAGAAGCGACGTCACATAGAAAACGAGAAGAGAAGGATGGAAGTCGTGATGTCAAAGCAACGGCAGAAAGTGGGCAAAGCTGCGTTCCTGCAAGCTGTTACGAAG CTGTACTTGGTG GGTAAGGTTAAATCTCCCTCTTCATCAACGTCTGGGGGGGACAGTCCGGCTGAAATTGGTCCCCCCACTCCTGTAACCTCCGGATCTTCGGGGGAGACCCCGACAAGTGTTTCCGAGACGACCCCCGTAACCCAACAACCCTCTCAAGAAAAACCACAGAGACCCTTCTCGCTCAAG GAAATTAGTGAGGATGTTCGAGATGTTGAACATAAATGGTTAGAGCATGACGGTAATGCCCCATTTATTGAAACAAGACGCACTCCAGATATTGAAAACATGGATCTTGAGCAATATCATCAATCTATATCACA aatatatacacCTTTTCGCAGGATGAATAACAGCCTTAGTGAAATACAAGCTGATATACAACGTTTAGCAAATCAGCAAAATCAAATACAGCAACAGCATTTAATGACACAGCATCAACAGCAAATACAGCAACAGTTTCAACAGTTGCAAAGTCTTAGTCAACAACACATGCAA AATTTTGGAATGGCGCCTATAAATCCATTAACATCCAAATTACAAGATACTCAACAATCTCAGTTCTATCTACATGATCAACCCCAATTGCAAAGACGAATGTGGGGTCAACCACCTCCAACTCAAAGCTTAGCAAATGAAATGGCTGCTGTGGGCTATCAACAGTCAATGGATCCACGATATAGTACTCAACCAACAC CTTATCAACAAGATATGCGCTTATATCAAGATACACGAAATTGGGGAACGCATCCACCTCAACAGAAAGGATTTGTTCTACACGATACTCCTCAAGAACCGAGGTACCTCAATGGTGGAGATCATAGTCTTTGTAATAATCAAATGAGTCATCCTGGTCCTACATATCCATCATCTACATCTATCTTTAATCAAACACCACCATCTTCTGCTAGTCCACAACATCGCAATGCT GTTCATCGAATAAGTCAGTTAATGAGCGAAAGTCCTGAACCAAAAAGGCCAACTGTACATCATATACCGATTAAGTGTGAAAGCCCTACCGAAAAAAGACAAATTACTGCAATGCATGCACCTGTTCCAGCTCCACCTGTTGATGATATGAAGCCTCagaatatatcatttattg GAAATGATGATGAACTTACACAAGGTATAAGAGGTTTAAACATCACGTCCGGCAGCCGTACATATAGAATTCCATCACCAACTAGACCTTCAATATCACGTAATTCATTTCAACCTCACCCATCATTAAGAGAAGCCACACCATCTCCATCAGGTACACCAGAGGTAACACCTTTAGATCCAACGGATGCTGGTGAAAAAGGATTTTATATCTGCTTTGATAATGATGCGCCGAAGAAACCAAAACCAACCCTTAGAGTGAAAAGGACATCCCCTAAAAAG gaAAGAGGCGTGTCTTCATACGTTGACAATGAAGATTTTACGATGCGTCCTGACTCTCCTTCTGCGATTGTTATGGATAGACAGAAACAGCTGGAAATTCAACGAGATTCTGATCGAGAAAAGCAGCGCCAGATAGACGAGAGAGACTTCCAACGGCAAGAAATTAGAGATAGAGAAATacaaagagaaggagaaagagaaaagcaaaGAGAACGACACGAGATGAGTGGAGAGAGTCGACAATCTGGAGTTGGTTTAATAATTGGAAATCAATTAGCAAATCCTGATCCA AATTCTCTTGATGAAATGGAACGGAAAAAAGAACGTATAATGCTCTTATCATTACAAAGAAGACAGCAACAAGAAGAgatgaaagagagaaaagaggtaGAAGCGCAAGCTCGTCGAGAACAAGAGAAATTGAAAGCAGAAGAAAGAGCTCgtaaaaaggaagaggaaaggCAACGAAGGGCAGCTATCTTAGAACAACATAAAGTAAAGAAAGCAATAGAAGAGGCAGAAAGAGAA GGCAAGGTTATCGATAAAGAACTTCTTAATACAATAAAACCAACGAAATTGCGTAACAAGACTGCAACAACTCGACCTCGACCCAAAACGATTCATGTGGATGCTGGTACGGAGTTGGATTCTGGAGCTCTTACGCCGAGTCGTGGAAAGAAGGGTTCTTCTTCTAATCTAAGTACAG CGTCGCTGACTTCTCCGACGATGAGGCGAGATTACTACCGAGGCTCGCAGGACAGTCTCACTGCTGCCCATTTCGATGAACGACGTTCCGGCCCTCTTTATCGGGGCGGCAGTCTCAGGG TATCTTCCGTAGATTCACCCGATGACGGTAGAGGTTCCTCCCCTTGTCGAAGTATGAATCAACTTGGTCGACGTGGTTCCTACAAAACATCTAGAG ATACGGACAGCGGACTGGGCAGAGCTACACCTCCTAGGAGAGCACCGAGTCCGGGTATGGGTAGCATGAGGCATCTTCCGTCACCATCAGGACCTGGTTCTTTACCTCCCGGTTTGATGACCAAGAGACGCGTGTTCGATGATGGTAGCAGCGATATCAGTAGTACACCAAGTTCGATGATGGACTATAATG GTCCGAGATTGTATAAACAACCAACCACCAAGTCAAATCGTGGCATTATGCTAAACGCTGTGGAGTATTGTGTATTTCCGGGAACGGTAAATAAGGAAGCGAAGAGAAGAGTTTTGGACGAAATTGCAAGATCAGAAAGCAAGCattttcttatcttatttCGAGATGCTGGCTGCCAATTCCGGGCTCTCTACTCATACTGCCCAGATAGAGAAGAAGTTTCAAAGTTATATGGTACCGGACCGAAACAAGTCATGGATAAAATGttcgacaaatttttcaa ATACAATTCAGGAGCAAAATGCTTTTCTCAAGTACATACAAAGCATCTGACTGTGACCATAGATGCCTTTACGATACACAACAGCCTTTGGCAAGGTAAAAAGGTGAATTTGCCAAACAAGAAAGACATGCCTCTCGTCATATAG
- the LOC132910729 gene encoding patronin isoform X21 translates to MWSAITRLFVKGKTEESAPRTKDRTCDGVPDTVVHVFDAMDRNAGDDRRKGPAGEQHHDGAESEHFSDAYDSRQAKQRASVKWLLSKAYNNRVPENLRDPYYIDNENQEHLKPQIVHALSNAELYCLALANIYSDPNYHNQNHCGILQALARKGVYLAEPNNTQLTETILIQNSPLKMSAHMAVIEGLMVLYAKEVVTGDRVVSAIRRFDPQAEVDVPADHEKGLLLWISHASNALIAKIQADEGAGDKTRLPELPAAKDFQSLCDGVGLAAVVAFYCPGELNWMDIRVSKRPSVADALHNLSLVHAFCNRCLPYSIFHMLPEDVTYMRGCMKQNLVVFLADMYNVLEIHPAKCVRYPGEERAMQFLDACPRNSHGVAHKRSLPQSIAPIPDLRSNLSVSAPGFTVAKAPSSSSVKKSQSLQQTAENYSHDDRRAGSEESFVVHRGKGIPTLSSVADEKSITRVDAAGRPSNWEEQRRSSYAGRRSRRNSVSDDSQLTIENFGGSQDNLHNFGRNPDKEVGAHIGKRSTTEPTLPARSSVQDVYGSGVQHILSDNGYDKEEPPRLRRQTSNSSLDNVALKQILHSSENVNSDGDTSKLASFANLSRQSSEKGINLTYTEQERDDSKSNLSNKKLGQTNGNRNGEKKTTFATLPNTTTWQQQSNQQSQQMEQHSVADENGGNTIMASQLNNIRLKLEEKRRHIENEKRRMEVVMSKQRQKVGKAAFLQAVTKLYLVGKVKSPSSSTSGGDSPAEIGPPTPVTSGSSGETPTSVSETTPVTQQPSQEKPQRPFSLKEISEDVRDVEHKWLEHDGNAPFIETRRTPDIENMDLEQYHQSISQIYTPFRRMNNSLSEIQADIQRLANQQNQIQQQHLMTQHQQQIQQQFQQLQSLSQQHMQNFGMAPINPLTSKLQDTQQSQFYLHDQPQLQRRMWGQPPPTQSLANEMAAVGYQQSMDPRYSTQPTPYQQDMRLYQDTRNWGTHPPQQKGFVLHDTPQEPRYLNGGDHSLCNNQMSHPGPTYPSSTSIFNQTPPSSASPQHRNAVHRISQLMSESPEPKRPTVHHIPIKCESPTEKRQITAMHAPVPAPPVDDMKPQNISFIGNDDELTQGIRGLNITSGSRTYRIPSPTRPSISRNSFQPHPSLREATPSPSGTPEVTPLDPTDAGEKGFYICFDNDAPKKPKPTLRVKRTSPKKERGVSSYVDNEDFTMRPDSPSAIVMDRQKQLEIQRDSDREKQRQIDERDFQRQEIRDREIQREGEREKQRERHEMSGESRQSGVGLIIGNQLANPDPNSLDEMERKKERIMLLSLQRRQQQEEMKERKEVEAQARREQEKLKAEERARKKEEERQRRAAILEQHKVKKAIEEAEREGKVIDKELLNTIKPTKLRNKTATTRPRPKTIHVDAGTELDSGALTPSRGKKGSSSNLSTVSSVDSPDDGRGSSPCRSMNQLGRRGSYKTSRGSSSDQDGMMCRYTDTDSGLGRATPPRRAPSPGMGSMRHLPSPSGPGSLPPGLMTKRRVFDDGSSDISSTPSSMMDYNGPRLYKQPTTKSNRGIMLNAVEYCVFPGTVNKEAKRRVLDEIARSESKHFLILFRDAGCQFRALYSYCPDREEVSKLYGTGPKQVMDKMFDKFFKYNSGAKCFSQVHTKHLTVTIDAFTIHNSLWQGKKVNLPNKKDMPLVI, encoded by the exons GCCAAACAACGTGCCTCCGTAAAATGGCTCTTGTCGAAGGCGTACAACAACCGAGTGCCAGAAAACCTTCGTGATCCGTATTATATCGATAATGAG AACCAAGAACACCTGAAGCCGCAGATCGTACATGCACTTTCCAATGCGGAACTATACTGTTTGGCGCTGGCGAACATCTATTCGGATCCAAATTATCACAATCAGAATCATTGCGGTATTCTCCAAGCCCTGGCCAGAAAGGGTGTTTACCTCGCGGAGCCAAACAATACTCAACTCACCGAAACGATCCTCATTCAAAATTCACCACTCAAGATG TCCGCGCATATGGCTGTGATAGAGGGCCTGATGGTCTTGTACGCGAAGGAAGTAGTGACTGGAGATCGAGTAGTTTCGGCGATTCGGCGGTTCGACCCCCAGGCGGAGGTGGATGTGCCAGCGGACCACGAAAAAGGACTTCTTCTCTGGATCAGCCACGCGTCAAATGCGTTGATTGCCAAGATCCAGGCGGACGAAGGTGCCGGTGATAAAACGCGACTGCCAGAACTACCAGCTGCCAAGGACTTCCAATCGTTATGCGATGGTGTCGGCCTTGCCGCCGTTGTGGCCTTCTACTGCCCCGGCGAGCTCAATTGGATGGACATCAGGGTGTCGAAGAGACCGTCGGTCGCGGATGCGCTGCACAACTTGTCGCTGGTCCACGCGTTTTGTAACCGATGCTTACCCTATTCCATTTTTCACATGCTACCCGAAGACGTGACGTATATGAGGGG GTGCATGAAGCAAAATTTAGTCGTTTTCTTGGCGGACATGTACAACGTATTGGAAATTCATCCGGCGAAATGTGTACGTTATCCAGGCGAGGAAAGGGCGATGCAGTTCTTAGATG CCTGCCCGCGCAATAGTCATGGCGTAGCTCATAAAAGAAGTCTGCCACAGTCTATAGCTCCGATACCTGATCTGAGAAGCAACCTCTCCGTATCCGCGCCAGGCTTCACAG ttGCAAAAGCACCGTCATCCTCCTCTGTCAAGAAGTCACAATCACTGCAACAAACTGCCGAAAATTATTCTCACGACGACAG ACGAGCAGGGAGCGAAGAAAGTTTCGTAGTGCACCGTGGCAAAGGCATCCCTACGTTAAGTTCCGTAGCAGACGAGAAATCTATAACTAGAGTAGATGCCGCTGGTCGGCCAAGCAATTGGGAAGAACAGAGGAGAAGCTCGTATGCTGGTCGACGATCTAGGCGTAACAGTGTTTCGGATGACTCTCAGCTGACCATTGAGAACTTTGGTGGATCTCAG GATAATTTACACAACTTCGGCAGAAATCCAGACAAGGAGGTCGGCGCGCACATTGGCAAACGGAGCACCACAGAGCCAACACTACCAGCAAGATCTAGCGTTCAGGATGTGTATGGTAGCGGAGTGCAGCATATTTTATCAGATAACGGATACGATAAGGAAGAACCGCCGAGATTAAGAAGGCAGACCTCGAACTCTAGCTTGGACAACGTCGCGCTCAAGCAAATTTTACATTCCAGCGAGAACGTTAATTCGGACGGGGATACGTCCAAGTTAGCCAGCTTCGCGAATTTAAGCAGACAAAGCTCCGAGAAAGGGATCAACTTGACCTACACGGAACAAGAACGCGACGACAGCAAGTCGAATCTGTCGAATAAGAAACTTGGTCAGACCAATGGTAATAGGAATGGTGAGAAGAAAACGACGTTCGCCACGTTACCGAATACGACCACGTGGCAGCAACAGAGCAACCAGCAATCTCAACAGATGGAACAACATTCTGTtg CAGACGAGAACGGAGGTAACACGATTATGGCCTCACAACTGAATAATATTAGATTGAAGTTGGAGGAGAAGCGACGTCACATAGAAAACGAGAAGAGAAGGATGGAAGTCGTGATGTCAAAGCAACGGCAGAAAGTGGGCAAAGCTGCGTTCCTGCAAGCTGTTACGAAG CTGTACTTGGTG GGTAAGGTTAAATCTCCCTCTTCATCAACGTCTGGGGGGGACAGTCCGGCTGAAATTGGTCCCCCCACTCCTGTAACCTCCGGATCTTCGGGGGAGACCCCGACAAGTGTTTCCGAGACGACCCCCGTAACCCAACAACCCTCTCAAGAAAAACCACAGAGACCCTTCTCGCTCAAG GAAATTAGTGAGGATGTTCGAGATGTTGAACATAAATGGTTAGAGCATGACGGTAATGCCCCATTTATTGAAACAAGACGCACTCCAGATATTGAAAACATGGATCTTGAGCAATATCATCAATCTATATCACA aatatatacacCTTTTCGCAGGATGAATAACAGCCTTAGTGAAATACAAGCTGATATACAACGTTTAGCAAATCAGCAAAATCAAATACAGCAACAGCATTTAATGACACAGCATCAACAGCAAATACAGCAACAGTTTCAACAGTTGCAAAGTCTTAGTCAACAACACATGCAA AATTTTGGAATGGCGCCTATAAATCCATTAACATCCAAATTACAAGATACTCAACAATCTCAGTTCTATCTACATGATCAACCCCAATTGCAAAGACGAATGTGGGGTCAACCACCTCCAACTCAAAGCTTAGCAAATGAAATGGCTGCTGTGGGCTATCAACAGTCAATGGATCCACGATATAGTACTCAACCAACAC CTTATCAACAAGATATGCGCTTATATCAAGATACACGAAATTGGGGAACGCATCCACCTCAACAGAAAGGATTTGTTCTACACGATACTCCTCAAGAACCGAGGTACCTCAATGGTGGAGATCATAGTCTTTGTAATAATCAAATGAGTCATCCTGGTCCTACATATCCATCATCTACATCTATCTTTAATCAAACACCACCATCTTCTGCTAGTCCACAACATCGCAATGCT GTTCATCGAATAAGTCAGTTAATGAGCGAAAGTCCTGAACCAAAAAGGCCAACTGTACATCATATACCGATTAAGTGTGAAAGCCCTACCGAAAAAAGACAAATTACTGCAATGCATGCACCTGTTCCAGCTCCACCTGTTGATGATATGAAGCCTCagaatatatcatttattg GAAATGATGATGAACTTACACAAGGTATAAGAGGTTTAAACATCACGTCCGGCAGCCGTACATATAGAATTCCATCACCAACTAGACCTTCAATATCACGTAATTCATTTCAACCTCACCCATCATTAAGAGAAGCCACACCATCTCCATCAGGTACACCAGAGGTAACACCTTTAGATCCAACGGATGCTGGTGAAAAAGGATTTTATATCTGCTTTGATAATGATGCGCCGAAGAAACCAAAACCAACCCTTAGAGTGAAAAGGACATCCCCTAAAAAG gaAAGAGGCGTGTCTTCATACGTTGACAATGAAGATTTTACGATGCGTCCTGACTCTCCTTCTGCGATTGTTATGGATAGACAGAAACAGCTGGAAATTCAACGAGATTCTGATCGAGAAAAGCAGCGCCAGATAGACGAGAGAGACTTCCAACGGCAAGAAATTAGAGATAGAGAAATacaaagagaaggagaaagagaaaagcaaaGAGAACGACACGAGATGAGTGGAGAGAGTCGACAATCTGGAGTTGGTTTAATAATTGGAAATCAATTAGCAAATCCTGATCCA AATTCTCTTGATGAAATGGAACGGAAAAAAGAACGTATAATGCTCTTATCATTACAAAGAAGACAGCAACAAGAAGAgatgaaagagagaaaagaggtaGAAGCGCAAGCTCGTCGAGAACAAGAGAAATTGAAAGCAGAAGAAAGAGCTCgtaaaaaggaagaggaaaggCAACGAAGGGCAGCTATCTTAGAACAACATAAAGTAAAGAAAGCAATAGAAGAGGCAGAAAGAGAA GGCAAGGTTATCGATAAAGAACTTCTTAATACAATAAAACCAACGAAATTGCGTAACAAGACTGCAACAACTCGACCTCGACCCAAAACGATTCATGTGGATGCTGGTACGGAGTTGGATTCTGGAGCTCTTACGCCGAGTCGTGGAAAGAAGGGTTCTTCTTCTAATCTAAGTACAG TATCTTCCGTAGATTCACCCGATGACGGTAGAGGTTCCTCCCCTTGTCGAAGTATGAATCAACTTGGTCGACGTGGTTCCTACAAAACATCTAGAG GTTCGAGTAGTGATCAAGACGGTATGATGTGTCGATACACAGATACGGACAGCGGACTGGGCAGAGCTACACCTCCTAGGAGAGCACCGAGTCCGGGTATGGGTAGCATGAGGCATCTTCCGTCACCATCAGGACCTGGTTCTTTACCTCCCGGTTTGATGACCAAGAGACGCGTGTTCGATGATGGTAGCAGCGATATCAGTAGTACACCAAGTTCGATGATGGACTATAATG GTCCGAGATTGTATAAACAACCAACCACCAAGTCAAATCGTGGCATTATGCTAAACGCTGTGGAGTATTGTGTATTTCCGGGAACGGTAAATAAGGAAGCGAAGAGAAGAGTTTTGGACGAAATTGCAAGATCAGAAAGCAAGCattttcttatcttatttCGAGATGCTGGCTGCCAATTCCGGGCTCTCTACTCATACTGCCCAGATAGAGAAGAAGTTTCAAAGTTATATGGTACCGGACCGAAACAAGTCATGGATAAAATGttcgacaaatttttcaa ATACAATTCAGGAGCAAAATGCTTTTCTCAAGTACATACAAAGCATCTGACTGTGACCATAGATGCCTTTACGATACACAACAGCCTTTGGCAAGGTAAAAAGGTGAATTTGCCAAACAAGAAAGACATGCCTCTCGTCATATAG